A genomic segment from Polyangium mundeleinium encodes:
- the cas2 gene encoding CRISPR-associated endonuclease Cas2 — MSEAKSWYLVSYDIRDPKRWRKGYKVLRGYGTRVQYSVFRCWLSVRRLEELRWELEKVLDAEDSLLFVPLCSACVARMVMRNRKDVWVVDDAPAKIV; from the coding sequence ATGAGCGAGGCGAAGTCATGGTATCTGGTGTCGTACGACATCCGAGATCCGAAGCGATGGCGCAAGGGATACAAGGTGCTGCGGGGGTACGGGACGCGGGTTCAATACTCGGTGTTCCGGTGCTGGCTGTCGGTGCGGCGGCTGGAGGAGCTGCGGTGGGAGCTGGAGAAGGTGCTGGACGCGGAGGACAGTCTTCTGTTCGTGCCGCTGTGCTCGGCATGCGTGGCGAGGATGGTGATGCGAAACCGGAAGGACGTGTGGGTGGTGGATGACGCCCCGGCCAAGATCGTGTAG